In a single window of the Nocardiopsis composta genome:
- a CDS encoding stage II sporulation protein M, which yields MEIDVFAAAHRSDWERLEVLVRRRRRLTGAEADELVDLYQRVSTHLSVVRSSGADPVLVGRLSGLVARARAAVVGASDPAWRDVARFFTEVFPAVLYRLRWWWILTSLGTVAFSAALGAWVALDPEVMGALGTPESIRAYVEHDFANYYVENPGASFAAQVWTNNAWAAAQALIFGVFGCLPTIYVLVLNGANLGVAGGMMVAHGKGDVFFGLIIPHGLLELTAVFVAAGVGLKLGWTLIAPGPRPRLRALGEEARPAIAVALGLVLVLFISGLIEGLVTGYVHTTWLRIGIGVVAELLFLAYVFTLGRRAHRAGEYGDIRERPAEAPVAG from the coding sequence GTGGAGATCGACGTTTTCGCCGCCGCGCACCGGAGCGACTGGGAGCGCCTGGAGGTGCTGGTCCGCCGGCGCCGCAGGCTGACCGGGGCCGAAGCCGACGAGCTGGTCGACCTCTACCAGCGGGTGTCCACCCACCTGTCGGTGGTGCGCTCCTCCGGCGCGGACCCGGTCCTGGTGGGGCGGCTGTCCGGGCTGGTCGCGCGGGCGCGCGCGGCCGTGGTCGGCGCCTCCGACCCGGCCTGGCGGGACGTCGCCCGCTTCTTCACCGAGGTCTTCCCCGCGGTGCTGTACCGGCTGCGCTGGTGGTGGATCCTCACCTCGCTGGGCACCGTGGCGTTCTCCGCGGCGCTGGGCGCCTGGGTGGCGCTCGACCCCGAGGTGATGGGCGCGCTGGGCACCCCGGAGAGCATCCGCGCCTACGTCGAGCACGACTTCGCCAACTACTACGTGGAGAACCCGGGCGCCTCGTTCGCCGCCCAGGTGTGGACCAACAACGCCTGGGCCGCGGCGCAGGCGCTGATCTTCGGCGTGTTCGGCTGCCTGCCCACCATCTACGTACTGGTGCTCAACGGGGCCAACCTGGGCGTCGCCGGCGGGATGATGGTCGCGCACGGCAAGGGCGACGTCTTCTTCGGCCTGATCATCCCGCACGGCCTGCTGGAGCTGACCGCGGTGTTCGTCGCCGCGGGCGTCGGCCTCAAACTCGGCTGGACGCTGATCGCCCCGGGCCCCCGCCCCCGGCTGCGCGCCCTGGGCGAGGAGGCCCGCCCGGCCATCGCGGTGGCGCTCGGCCTGGTCCTGGTGCTGTTCATCTCCGGCCTGATCGAGGGCCTGGTCACCGGGTACGTGCACACCACCTGGCTGCGCATCGGCATCGGCGTCGTCGCCGAGCTCCTCTTCCTGGCCTACGTCTTCACCCTGGGCCGCCGCGCCCACCGCGCCGGCGAGTACGGCGACATCCGCGAACGCCCCGCCGAGGCCCCGGTGGCCGGCTGA
- a CDS encoding RDD family protein gives MVHGHDAYDRPTELVTGDAVVLDLRPAGFATRTVALLIDVLLQFAALFGSLILVDSVQRGLDGAVAMAVQIGLMVLILVGYPTAIETLTRGRSVGKFALGLRVVGTDGSPVRFRQALGRALAGAVEIWVGSGVIALITSLINRDGRRVGDFVAGTLVVSERAARRASEEIPMPPRLAGWAASAEMSGLSAETAAMARQYLLRFDELSDEARYEMGVRIAGLVAGAVSPPPPPDASPPEYLAAVLAERRRREAERLAARTGTPDAPPAPN, from the coding sequence GTGGTCCACGGCCATGACGCCTACGACCGGCCGACCGAGCTGGTCACCGGGGACGCCGTGGTGCTCGACCTGCGCCCGGCCGGATTCGCCACCCGCACGGTGGCGCTGCTGATCGACGTGCTGCTGCAGTTCGCCGCGCTGTTCGGCTCGCTGATCCTGGTCGATTCGGTGCAGCGCGGGCTGGACGGCGCGGTCGCCATGGCCGTGCAGATCGGGCTGATGGTGCTGATCCTCGTCGGCTACCCGACCGCGATCGAGACGCTCACCCGGGGCCGCTCGGTGGGCAAGTTCGCGCTGGGGCTGCGCGTGGTGGGCACCGACGGCTCGCCGGTCCGGTTCCGCCAGGCGCTCGGCCGGGCGCTGGCCGGCGCGGTGGAGATCTGGGTCGGCTCCGGGGTGATCGCGCTGATCACCTCGCTGATCAACCGGGACGGGCGCCGGGTCGGCGACTTCGTCGCGGGCACCCTGGTCGTCTCCGAGCGCGCCGCCCGGCGGGCCTCCGAGGAGATCCCGATGCCGCCGCGGCTGGCCGGCTGGGCCGCCTCCGCCGAGATGTCCGGGCTGTCCGCGGAGACCGCCGCCATGGCGCGCCAGTACCTGCTCCGCTTCGACGAGCTGTCCGATGAGGCCCGCTACGAGATGGGCGTGCGCATCGCCGGCCTGGTCGCCGGGGCGGTCAGCCCGCCCCCGCCGCCGGACGCCTCCCCGCCGGAGTACCTGGCCGCGGTGCTCGCCGAGCGCCGCCGGCGCGAGGCCGAGCGGCTGGCCGCCCGCACCGGAACGCCGGACGCTCCGCCCGCCCCGAACT